The following is a genomic window from Rhipicephalus sanguineus isolate Rsan-2018 unplaced genomic scaffold, BIME_Rsan_1.4 Seq568, whole genome shotgun sequence.
GAATATAGCTGACTGTATTTCATTTCCACTAATCTACTCAGTGTGCTGTACTGATATTTGTTACATATTATTAAAACAAATTTGCATAAATTTTTCTCGCATGTTAATGACCCGAAATCGAATGACGGTTTTAATTTTGATGCGGCATCTTATTATCTCAAGCTTCATTTATTCCTGGCTAATATACCTATATTCTCTGTGAAATTGGCACTGATGTGATTGTATTTATAGTGTGAGACAGTAACTGAATCTCGCACAATGCTTTGAACTCCTGAATTTATCTTTTATTGCTGCATGCTAGCTGACAATGCTGTTTCGCTTTATAATGCTGTAAGACGACAATGTTTTATATCATTTTATCCTGCACATGATCTGTTCGCTGCTGCCTAATCCGTGAACAGAGCAGGAGCTCTTTCAGGCTTCGAAGCCTTTTACTCTTCGTACCGTTACTGTGACGTTAAGAAGAAATAACAATCCTTCCacttcataaaaaaagaaattcacgccaaagcaaacCACAGCGAATGCACATCCATCTTGAAACCGCTCGCTCTCCCATGTTCCGTGTTTGTGTTTCACGAAATGGTCATTAATAGAGACCGGAACTTCaggcaaaatgcctattttttcctggagtccgtttcgagcctatttaacatataagcacgaactaagggaagggaaacgttttaatcaaacatttattgtgcctataagtgcctatttcgaGCTTCGTGCCTATATCAGCTTTTCAGCGCCTAAAAATGCCTTTTCGCGTTCGTCGAGTACACGTTTTGCTTAAATGAGCCGAGCAATGCCGAAGAAAAAGACGCCGAAAAGTGTCCTTGTCAGGCAATGGACCAGTGGATCGCAGTGCTACTCCGTCGATCGAGAAACGGTATTTTGCCATCCATGTGGAAAGCAGGTGAGAAGACATTGCAAAGATCAATATGTTGCGTTTAACGTCCACTCTGAAACACGCATTGGCGTAAAGCTCCCAACATTGCTTACGCAACTGCCACTTCGAATCACCCCTGAACCTGCGCAAATAAGATGCATTTTTTGGTGACTTCACGGCACTCAGAttcgttgtttgtttttttatatcCGCATCTGTCAACTCGCATACAACAGGAAATGTGCGGAGCATTCTCGGTCGGATACAGGTACAAGCATTTCGATTTTAAAATGCACGCTCGGGCTCGTGTTATCTAACTACGCCATTTCCACAGAGTTTTTCGACAGCCGCAAGGAAAAGTACAAGCGCAAGTGCACTAAAGAAGTTCCACGTAGCCAACGCACCTACCTAGTGCAATTCGCTCTTTTATTCTCGCAGGTACCATGTGAAAAAAGTGTCATCTGCAGCAGCACGAGAAAACAACGTTGCATCAAGCCAACGCTCTGCGCGACCAACCATCAACGTCGAGGCAGTCGTTCTTGTCTGAAGCTTTTGCTGAAGGAAAGAGAATTCAGCGCAGACTTATGCGAAGCATTGGTCGCTGCTAACATCCCTTGGGCGAAGATCGAAAACAAGACATTCAAGAATTTTTTGCTAAAGTACTGCAACCAGAATATACCATCAGAGTCCACTCTTCGCAAGCAGTACCTGAGGCCAATGTACGAGGACACGTTAGCAAAAATCAGACGAGTGCTCGGTGAATCATACATATGGATTACAGTGGACGAGACAACAGATGCGACCGGACGATTACTTGGACATTTTGCAGTTGGAAAGCTGGatgcaaaagagaaaacaacacctttcttGGTATGCTCGAAACAACTGGAAAAAACGAGCGGTGATACCACCGCCTACTTTGTGAACTCGTCCTTGAGGGTACTgtacccccccccctggatcccaCGACGACAGAGTACTGATGCTCTACACAGATGCAGAAGCTTATATGCACAAGGCTGCTGCACTTCTCAAGGACTTTTATCCAGAATTATTGCATGTCACTTGTCTTGCCCATGGGCTTCATCGGGTCTGTGAAGAGCTGAGAAAGTCGTTCAGTTCTGTTAACGAACTAATAGCCGCAGGCAAGGCAGTGTTCCTTAAGGCGCCTTCGCGTGTTCGTGCCTTTAAAGAGCAGTTGCCGGATGTGCCTCTTCCACCGGAGCCCGTTGTTACCCGCTGGGGAACTTGGCTGAAGGCAGTGGACtactacaacaaacacttcgctggtgttaaggctgttattaacagctttgcagcggacgagagcatcaccgtgagaagagcccagactgttctacaccacgatacacttgaatctgacttggcctatttgtgtgctcattttACTTTCCTTGCAGAAAGCATGCAAAAACTTGAAAGTTCGGGCGCCGCTCTGGCTCAGAGTGTTGAGCTAATTTTGGACGTGCAGGAAAGGTTCGCCACCGTCCCCAATGGACCTGTCGCTGACAGGGTCACCTCGAAGCTTAAATCTGTCTTGAACAAGAATCCCGGATTTTATGTTCTAAAACAAGTGTCTAATGTTCTGAGCGGTGCCGATTCGAAGATTCCAGATGAAATTAGAGCATCGAAAGTGCCGGACTACAAGTACGCTCCACTAACTTCAGTGGACGTCGAGCGTTCTTTTtccgcatacaaacaaatactgacTGAAAGAAGGCACAATTTCAAGCCCGAAAACCTTGAGATGGTGCTGGTTTGCCACTGCTTTCATAGCCTTTCTCACAGTGTCCAGTCACCGTAGCTTTTACCTAAATCTGTTCAAATGGTTATTATTCTCCTAATGCttttcatgaaaaaaataaaattaacttTCCCAAAGCACGGGATTTGCCTGCTCTGTTTGTTAGAAGGAAGATTTGTCCTGAAACACGCTGCTGAAGTAATTATGAATTctgcctatatatgcctaaacgatagtttttaacgcctatatatgcctaaatgACAGTATTTAGGGCCTATTACAGGCGCCTAAAACCTTGTTTTTTCGTGCCTGAacttccggtctctagtcattaATTTTGAAAGGATATGACAGCACACACTAGGGCGCGTGGATATGTATATCGGTAACGAGAGACAGCATTTTATTAGCAGCCACACGTGACAAACATTTATTCGAATGATTTGGCAAGGCACACAAGACTGCACGTTGTGACAACCCATGAACTTGGCGCGCCCACGGTTCCGTGCGTCACGGTAACGCCGAGTAGCGAACAGCGGCCACAGGCAAATCCTCTGATTAGATTCATTAGCGCGGTGGAAAGAACGAAACCTTCCGAATCGGTCGAAGACGTCGTCACTGCCGCTTACGCGGCTCAACAACTCACCTCAGCTATCCGATTTACGACGAGCGCTGTTTTCGATCGAAGGAGGATTGGCCAAAGACCCGGACCTGCGTGTAAGCGGCTTGGGGATGACGAGTAAGTTGAAAGTTGTAGAACGGCGACAGCGTAAGAATTAGTGATGACTTGGAGTGGCATTGCCCCGGTGAAGTGATAAATCAAGCGAATCGAAAATTCAGCAGGTGATATAATGATCAGTGTGAGAGAAACGTGTTTAGCACCACTCGTAGTTACTTAACAAATTTTgttactgggctagttggttactaATCTTAAATACTGCACAGCACGGATTAGCACAGCATAGAGAAAATGCACAGATTCACATGACCAATGTTACACGCAATAAATTAGTCGCGAGTAGCGCTTGCCATATGCATCAGTGTTCTTTCTCGGTCCGGTTTTGAATCCGCGCTATCTAGTACTTAAGACTAGTAATTACTTTCAGTTACATTGATAATCATTGCTATTTAACAAACAGCCAAAAATTATGACACATTCGATTGACCGAGATCATGTTGCAGACTGTTGTAAGTTTGCACATTCTGTTGAGTCAgcaaacgattgattgattgattgattgattgattgattgattgattgattgattgattgattgattgattgattgattgattgattgattgattgattgattgaaagcgTCTAACATTGAATTCGTTCTCAGCAGCGTAATGTGGCACGTTTCACGTGCCACATTACAGGAGCCGCTAACTAGCAAACCAGGGCGGATAATATCGTGAATTATCCTTATAAAAAATATTTCGGACGCCAATAATTTTGAAGGTAGCGCGCGTCCACGTTGACGTAAGAAAGACAACAGTAATGGCGCAATCACCTGAACAAGCAGTTCTCATTTATTCAGTCTCGCATTTATGTTCAACATCGTCTAATGTTTTCTTCTAGTCAGCTCGTAAAACATTTCACATCATAAGCCGCCGTTAGTTTTGCCAGAATTCCAACGTGGCGGCAGGCTGGGGTGTACTTACCGCTGGAGCTTTTATGTCCCTGGTTATAATGTCATCATAACCCTTAGCCGAGCTCACCGACagctggataaaaaaaaaaaaaaacgaatgtattACGGCAAAAACCGGGTATGTTCCCAGGCGCAGTTTATTACGGGTGTGCGATGAATTGCCGACAGTTAGGCCCGGTGGTGCGTGGCTCGCCGCTTTGCTACCTCTCGCAATCAACTCGGTAATCCGTGCGGATGTAGTTGCGAACGAGCAGTTATGAAAACGGAGACTAATCTTAATCTCCCCTCATCAGTGTTGAAACAATCCAGCCACGCTGCCTGGCACATCCCACGTATGTGTGTACAAACTGCACGCACGGAGAATAGCAGTGGCGACTACGATATCAAAGCATTAGAAATTATTAACTACGCATACAAGATAAGGAAACGCGACAGAACAAACCGAGACAAAGAGCTCTCTGTGCCTGTGTTTGTTCTGTCACGTTTCCTAATCTTGTACGCCCTGTTAATACTTTCTAATGggtccataccaacttgcccaagcatcAGCTCTTTCAAACTTCAAAGCAACCAGGGTCTGCTATGTGCAAGAATAATAGCATGATTTGTCAGATGACGAAGTTCAGGAAAaattcagcagtcccacttcaccaccttgacccctTTAGGTTCACCGATTCAAATCACATCACGAGGTTTACAACGAGCCGTTCTTTTATTGGAACCAAAAGCCAAAATATAACGatgaacaaagccacaagtgcgttcgaagccgcaagcacgaaggctAGGCAAATTCATGTACTACAAATCATTCCCACGatggctgaacaatcgcagcaccagagttcactcaagtaaatattgtaggaaactctgctTTCAAAGGAAGTGAAGCACAGGGCCGTTATCTCGCTCGGGTTGGAGTAAATGGCGGCATTGGAGTTTTCCCTGAGTCGCGTCGCAGTGAGTAGCAATTGGAAATGCTGATTTCGTGATGCCCTGCGAATCTCATCGGTCCTCTTTGTGTACCAATAATATTAGTAGCATTGCGCAACGTGGTTTTCCCCTCTCAACGGTCGATAATATTTCGCCGTTACACTCAGCCCAAATCGACCACCGTGTTTTGTACATTATCTTTGACGGCACCGTCCTACACTTAATTGAACGCCGAACATCGTGACGGAGCAGCCGGGCTCTGAATGCGCGCTAATGATGCGCACAATTCGATGTGTACTTATAACATATCAAACATATTTATTGCATATAATTGTGTGTCAGGTCTCCAGAACTGTACTGCGAAACGTGTGCCTTCAGGCTTTGGTGACAGCGTTGCTTGCATGACCGTTTTCTGCCTAGGACCttatttcaaaaaaagaaaactaagtaGGGCGGCTGTTTGTTaaaacttttatttttttgcgcggGTAGACGGCGTGCCCTTGACCACTAAGTAAAATAAAAAACTATGTCTCGGGGCCGTTTGTGaaatatgtttattttttttatagacAGGTGGTGTTCTGCGCAACGCCCTGTTTACAGTGGCGCCAATTAggtagtagtaaaaaaaaaacatttattgcctatataacgtttctgggcaagtgggtggggtcctcagttcagggctccactggccttagcggctcgctgggcttggtcgaccagagccagctggctctcgcGATCCTTGCTAGCAAGCCAGCTCTCCCACTGCCTTGATCGAGATTGCCTCCCCAAAAGGGGAGAATTGACGTTTGGGGGCAGCAATTGGCATTCCCACGTAATTAGGTGGTGCCGAGTAATGCCAAAAGCGCAAGGGCTGAGGCACAAGCTCGGCAGCACAGCGGCAATTTTGGATCCGAACCTTCGGACAGGACGGTCTCGTTTACCACCTCGATACGCCTGACCTGCTGTTGCTTGTTGTCAATAATTGTGGCGTCGGCTTGCCTCATCCACCGGGAACTCTTGGATGATGAATTTTGTTAGTAGGGTGTAATGCAATGTTCCAGTAAACGACATtttttctgcttttattttattcGAAGcagattttctttcattttgaagTATACTTATTGCATACTGCGTACAagcaacttctatgcagttttgAATACTGTACTCTGTTCTTGTCCTCAGTCGCTGCCGGCTTTATCGCAAAGTTGACTTCAAGTGTCACGTGTCCTTCGCGGGCACGCCAATGGAATCGCAAATGTCAATCGCTCCGAAGCTCTTACCCAACTACACTGTAGCACGTAGTCATCAAGGCCGACTCTTGACGCAGGTCCCAGTATTATCAGCCACTGTTTTAAGGTTTAGACGTTGCAGCGAGGTCGCAAGATGTGCCTCTGTTATCCCGCCCACGCCTATTAACGAGACAACGTTGAATagtccgtgtcgcagaaattccggtgtcggcaccgGCGGCGTTGGTTGCGAGTGAAAAATCGCGACAGATgcgaacaaagaaataaaaattcaGGCACATGCCACGCGTTGTGGTAATCTACGACGCAGTGCGACGCAGTCGGGGGGTACCTGCCTATGCCTCATTTTCTGGCTTTGAGCAAAGTACTGCAAGGCAGACAAACGTCCTTGTGTAAATCCAGTAGTGTGCTGATTGTAGccataccaggcacgtcgacccTAAAGGCGGAAAAATGGTaccttatggtccgacgtaacattAACACTGATGTTGcagcacagatgtcactttatcaAAACGAAATGCGATCGGCATTGGTTGGCTTATTCCTGCGGGGACATGCGACGCTAGACTATGCTGCTATGAGTAGCTTGCTGAGTCATTGGAGTAAATACGGTGTGTTAATTACTTTGTCACAAAGATGACAGCCAGCGACGCTCCTCCTCAATACTCCCCTTGAGGCCATCAAAAGgaattttaaaataaataaataaataaacactgaGACCACAACTGACGTTAGACCAGCACCGCCACCCCAACTAATGTTGGACAGCCTTTGATGTAACGCATTTATGTACGATCTGTACTGTTCGAGCGGATATGGAACCCatgcattttgcgtggcagtcgcgtGTTCTGCTGCAGAGCCGCACCAGTactcgaaactgcttcggaaagaaaccGTGCACAAGCGTGACGTAATGCGAATAGTCCCGTCAACTCGTTAATATGGCGTGGCAGGAGAGCAGAAGTGCACAAGGCGccgcaccatgtgaattgcgcaacgagtgagtggtttaaaaCCTGCCAATGACAAAGCGCTCAGGACTATTTTATCATCAACAGCAACAGCCTCAATGAAGCGTGCTGCTGCAGGTATAGTcctatggacgcgtagtgggtacttcgctaattcgcaaaaagATGAATTACTGCgtggtgggcacttcgcaactgtacctaAAGTAGACATACATTCTAGGAGCGTTTAAAGCTTATGTTTCTAACATAGACGTTCCGCGCAATGATGCCGTAAAAACCTAAGTATCAAGAACGGCGAGCAGGACTTCTTGCAGCTGTgtaataaatcgaaaacaaaataAGGCATATAAAACTAAATTTTAATACACTGAATAATACAACAAACATTTTTCTCGCCCCCGTAGGTATAGCAATATTCGTCGACGAGAAGGGTCAAAATCAGATTTTTGAAATGTACCTTGTAAAAATATATGACACGCGTATTGCTAAGAGTTACAGGTTCTCGTGGACATTGATGCTAAAGTTTTACAAACGTGAAGTCGACACCGTAACCCTTGAATGATAGGTATGCCAGTGAAAATGCGCCGCTACAGTAAGGGTTGAGCAGTTCAGATTGCAAGGAGCAGCTGCAAATTTAGAAGCGCCTACTTTCTATAGGACACGAAACTTCTGCGGAAATTTCACTACCCTAGCATTACACGCGCACGTAAACAAGCGAAAGTATGATTATCGCGCTGAAATATGAGCTCGCTTATGCAAATTAGGTGCTCGCGCGTGTCGCCCTAACGATTTCTTTGTGCGAGAACTCGATAAGGAAACGCATCTTTCCACCCTCAATGAAGCTATTTTTCATGAACTCGAAATCCTTCCTGAATTCGCGGTGAAAATGCACCAGCGAGTCACCGTGTTGATTACAAGGGCGAGCCTGGATAGACGGGGCCAATACCACTGTGTGCGTTATGAAGGTTCCCAACGCCCTCACGGAAATGACAGGTGCCGGACACGGAGAGCCTGCCAAGATTCCGTGAAACGTGATCCACAAAACGAGGTCGGTATCGTCTCTAAAGACTTCAAGCGTGAAGTACGCGTCCCTCATGTGCAACACCGTGATCCGAGCAGCGTCTCCGAGCAGCGACGTTAGAGTATCCGCGTCGCAGTTTTCGAGGATCACGTGGTACTGGACTAACCCGCTCACTTCGCTCCACCTGCGTACATTCGACCGGGCGTTGGTCAAATGCCAATCCTCGCAGCCGAGGCGTACGGGCTCGCAATAGACACGGACGCCCCGCGGACCGTGCGACGTGGAAGATTGTCGCAAGTGTTCCAGAGTGCGGAGCGACATGTCGGCGAAGGCCTCCAGCTTTCGGAGTATCAGCGTCTTCTCAGATCGCAACGGCAGCGACGACAACGACGCAGATGGCGACGTAGTAGTGGTTTCCTCATCCAGATGCCGCGGCTGGTCCGATGTCGTCGAGCAAGCTGGGGCAGCGACTTGAGCCATCTGTGCCTTTAGAATATCCTGGGATGCAAGGATTTCGGATAGGCTGGATTGATGTTTGCCGAACTGTTGCGTCAATTCGTTGATCTCGCCCTGAATCGCAGACAGGAGCTGGTCGTGCTTGGGGTTGGTGAACAGCGCCTGCAagtcttttttttcagttttatttaTAACATCAGTTTTATTTATAACATCATTATTTATAACATCATAAAAAATGCGTGCAGCTCGCAcaagtggtgcaaggctggactaacagtggagcttgtggccgacctacATTATTAGCGAGGTCTCAATTAGCATGGTCATAACTGCCATGGCCCTAATTAGCGATGTCTTAATTAGCCATGTCTTAATTATCAaggttctctttctctctgttcctgtttttctctctccgtcaatttctttattttcattttctttctctttctccgtttctttctctcctttctctattccttgcttttcttttcttcagaaggcacacgcacTAAAGAAACGTCCACATTTCACATCCATCGTGTGAACCCCAATGGATGTGTTGGCCACAGGCCTTATCTGCCAAATTACTAGGCgataaagaaaaatgtgttataACTATCCTCATT
Proteins encoded in this region:
- the LOC119377799 gene encoding uncharacterized protein LOC119377799, producing MPDLGEVHQFRDHAVAGVNWRPTRFVHEVPSYLACGLCRMIPNRILLLPCGHNLCQSCCSAESQDSGKRCPLDQGTFEVEEYVDDDLPATEANTLQVHCWNEAHGCKFEGAIEDMLRHFEKQCTWHAIECSGCGKQVLHKALSNHYVTECSNSNSSAGKGIASAEFSDLTLEDHGATSDDLYNGDLQALFTNPKHDQLLSAIQGEINELTQQFGKHQSSLSEILASQDILKAQMAQVAAPACSTTSDQPRHLDEETTTTSPSASLSSLPLRSEKTLILRKLEAFADMSLRTLEHLRQSSTSHGPRGVRVYCEPVRLGCEDWHLTNARSNVRRWSEVSGLVQYHVILENCDADTLTSLLGDAARITVLHMRDAYFTLEVFRDDTDLVLWITFHGILAGSPCPAPVISVRALGTFITHTVVLAPSIQARPCNQHGDSLVHFHREFRKDFEFMKNSFIEGGKMRFLIEFSHKEIVRATRAST